In Burkholderiales bacterium, one genomic interval encodes:
- the hypF gene encoding carbamoyltransferase HypF, translated as MTGAADLPPLRAARRILLSGRVQGVGFRPFVYRLAMRHGLTGTVRNLNGEVSIEVEGEPVALEAFTEALLVEAPPLAQPRLRECQAITPRGRQGFVILPSGGHGVAGHLPPDLFCCEACLAELLDPGNRRYRYPFINCTQCGPRYTLITGLPYDRARTSMAGYALCPACRAEYEDPASRRFHAEPLACPVCGPRLRFKGGKEVIHDNEGALAATVALLRAGGIVAVKGVGGYHLLVAAEDEAAVARLRTRKRRPAKPLAVMFPWEPELASVRRQVVLDETEARLLCLPERPILLLRRAAGCSLAPGIAPGLGEVGVFLPYSPLHHLLLADFAAPLVATSANLSGEPVFTREAEVEARLGEVADAFLHHDRPILRPADDGVRRVIAGRPRLLRLGRGVAPLERKLAQPVAEPTLAVGGHLNVTVALAWGDRVVVSPHIGELDSPFSRAVFAQVIEDLQILYGVRARRLVCDSHPDYGSSRWARTAGLPVMRVLHHHAHASALAGEWPAIQRWLVFTWDGAGLGEDGTLWGGEALLGRPGAWRRVASFRPFRLPGGERAAREPWRVAAALCWTAGLPWHSSDEAALLRAAWEKGVNAPETSAVGRIFDGAASLLNLVQRASYAAQGPMRVEALAEGEGEPLPLPLCRDGGGIWRTDWAPLIAHLLRQDVTACRLAADFHATLAHALVAQARAVAEEAPFDAVGLTGGVFQNRRLAEAAVAGLAAAGWQVFLPEALPANDGGLAFGQIVERGARDHG; from the coding sequence TCCTGGTGGAAGCCCCGCCCTTGGCACAGCCTCGGCTGCGGGAGTGCCAGGCGATCACCCCCCGCGGCCGGCAGGGCTTCGTCATCCTGCCCAGTGGCGGTCATGGAGTGGCGGGCCATCTGCCCCCCGATCTTTTCTGCTGCGAGGCTTGCCTTGCGGAACTCCTCGACCCCGGCAACCGCCGTTACCGCTACCCCTTCATCAACTGCACCCAGTGCGGGCCCCGCTACACCCTGATCACGGGCCTGCCCTATGACCGGGCCCGCACCAGCATGGCGGGGTATGCCCTTTGTCCCGCCTGCCGCGCCGAATACGAGGACCCGGCAAGCCGGCGCTTCCATGCCGAACCCCTGGCCTGTCCGGTCTGCGGGCCGCGGCTGCGCTTCAAGGGGGGCAAAGAGGTGATCCACGACAACGAGGGGGCGCTCGCCGCCACGGTCGCCCTTCTGCGCGCCGGGGGCATCGTCGCGGTGAAGGGGGTGGGCGGCTATCATCTGCTCGTCGCCGCCGAGGACGAGGCTGCCGTGGCGCGTCTGCGCACGCGGAAACGGCGACCGGCCAAACCCCTGGCGGTGATGTTCCCTTGGGAGCCGGAGCTCGCCAGCGTGCGGCGGCAGGTGGTACTGGATGAAACGGAAGCGCGGCTTCTGTGTCTGCCCGAACGCCCCATCCTGCTGTTGCGGCGCGCCGCCGGCTGTTCCCTGGCGCCGGGCATCGCCCCGGGACTTGGCGAAGTGGGGGTGTTCCTGCCCTACAGCCCCCTGCATCATCTGCTCCTTGCCGATTTCGCCGCGCCCCTGGTGGCCACCTCGGCCAATCTCAGCGGCGAACCAGTGTTCACCCGGGAGGCGGAGGTGGAGGCGCGTCTTGGTGAGGTCGCCGATGCCTTCCTCCACCACGACCGGCCCATCCTGCGCCCGGCCGACGATGGGGTGCGGCGGGTGATCGCCGGGCGTCCGCGACTGCTGCGCCTGGGGCGCGGGGTGGCCCCGCTGGAGCGCAAGCTGGCGCAACCCGTGGCCGAGCCCACCCTGGCGGTGGGCGGCCACCTCAATGTGACGGTGGCGCTGGCTTGGGGGGACCGGGTGGTGGTCTCCCCCCACATCGGGGAGCTGGACAGCCCCTTTAGCCGCGCCGTCTTCGCCCAGGTGATCGAGGACCTGCAGATCCTCTACGGGGTGCGGGCGCGGCGCCTGGTGTGTGATTCCCATCCGGACTACGGCAGCAGCCGGTGGGCGCGGACGGCGGGCCTGCCGGTCATGCGGGTCCTGCACCACCACGCCCATGCCTCCGCCCTGGCGGGGGAATGGCCGGCCATCCAGCGCTGGCTGGTGTTCACCTGGGATGGGGCGGGCCTCGGGGAGGATGGCACGCTGTGGGGCGGCGAGGCACTCCTCGGCCGCCCCGGGGCATGGCGGCGGGTGGCCAGCTTCCGCCCCTTCCGCCTGCCCGGTGGCGAGCGGGCGGCACGGGAGCCTTGGCGGGTCGCCGCGGCCCTGTGCTGGACGGCGGGGTTGCCTTGGCATTCGTCCGATGAAGCGGCGCTGTTGCGGGCGGCCTGGGAGAAGGGCGTCAATGCGCCGGAGACTTCCGCCGTGGGGCGGATCTTCGACGGCGCGGCTTCCCTCCTGAATCTGGTGCAAAGGGCGAGCTATGCCGCGCAGGGCCCCATGCGGGTGGAGGCCTTGGCCGAAGGCGAGGGCGAGCCGCTTCCGCTGCCCCTTTGCCGGGATGGGGGAGGGATCTGGCGCACGGACTGGGCGCCCCTCATCGCCCATCTGCTGCGACAGGACGTGACTGCCTGCCGCCTTGCGGCGGACTTCCACGCCACGCTGGCGCACGCCCTGGTGGCACAGGCGCGCGCGGTGGCGGAAGAAGCCCCCTTCGACGCCGTGGGTCTGACCGGAGGCGTCTTCCAGAACCGCCGCCTTGCCGAGGCCGCAGTGGCGGGGCTGGCCGCGGCCGGCTGGCAGGTTTTTCTGCCGGAGGCGTTGCCTGCCAACGACGGCGGGCTTGCCTTCGGCCAGATCGTCGAAAGGGGGGCGCGGGATCATGGATGA
- the hypE gene encoding hydrogenase expression/formation protein HypE, producing the protein MMDEAFVRLAHGNGGRLMRELIETVFAEALGNDFLDLRADAARLPSVAGELFLTTDGFTVEPLEFPGGDIGSLAVHGTVNDLAVAGARPLWLSLDVFLEEGLAREQLVRIVHSLAGAAREAGVAVVAGDTKVVPRGKGGGLYLATTGVGVRAAAQPLSLAGVRPGDRLLVSGPVGDHGTAVMLARGEFGLRGGVVSDAASVLPLAEALWSMAGLRFMRDPTRGGLAQVAHEIARGVGATVRLKQAAIPVRPGVAAVCEMLGYDPLYLACEGRVVAVVDSALAQTALAAWRALPQGREAALIGFVEEGPAWVVVETEFGGERLLEELEDDPLPRIC; encoded by the coding sequence ATCATGGATGAGGCGTTCGTGCGGCTCGCCCACGGCAATGGTGGGCGGCTCATGCGGGAGCTCATCGAGACGGTGTTTGCCGAAGCGCTGGGCAACGACTTCCTGGATTTGCGTGCCGACGCGGCGCGGCTGCCGTCGGTGGCAGGGGAGCTTTTCCTCACCACCGACGGCTTTACCGTCGAGCCGCTGGAATTCCCCGGCGGGGACATCGGGTCCCTGGCCGTGCATGGCACGGTGAACGATCTCGCCGTGGCCGGGGCGCGGCCCCTCTGGCTCTCCCTGGATGTCTTCCTCGAGGAAGGCCTGGCGCGGGAGCAGCTCGTGCGCATCGTGCACTCCCTCGCCGGCGCGGCGCGGGAAGCGGGGGTGGCGGTGGTGGCAGGGGATACCAAGGTGGTGCCGCGGGGCAAGGGGGGTGGGCTTTATCTGGCCACCACGGGCGTGGGCGTGCGCGCCGCTGCCCAGCCCCTTTCCCTGGCGGGGGTGCGGCCGGGGGACCGGCTGCTGGTGAGCGGGCCGGTGGGGGACCATGGCACGGCGGTGATGCTCGCCCGCGGGGAATTTGGCCTGCGCGGCGGGGTGGTGTCGGATGCGGCAAGCGTGCTTCCCCTGGCCGAGGCGCTGTGGTCCATGGCGGGGCTGCGCTTCATGCGTGACCCCACCCGCGGCGGGCTGGCCCAGGTGGCGCACGAGATCGCCCGCGGCGTGGGGGCGACGGTGCGCCTTAAGCAGGCGGCGATTCCGGTGCGACCAGGGGTGGCCGCGGTGTGCGAGATGCTGGGCTATGACCCCCTGTATCTGGCCTGCGAAGGGCGGGTGGTGGCGGTGGTGGATTCCGCGCTGGCGCAGACCGCCCTGGCGGCGTGGCGGGCCCTGCCCCAGGGCCGGGAGGCGGCCCTCATCGGTTTCGTGGAGGAGGGGCCCGCCTGGGTGGTGGTGGAAACGGAATTCGGCGGCGAACGCCTGTTGGAGGAGCTGGAGGACGACCCCCTGCCCCGCATCTGTTGA
- a CDS encoding fructosamine kinase family protein: MALLDHIAESIEQATGLPFSPRRSEARLGGSINEARVLEDGRRRFFVKIHEATRLAMFEAEAAGLAELARPGILRVPQAVATGTAGEHAWLVLEYVPLSGGGSRSGRRLGERLAILHQETRPAFGWDRDNTIGATPQPNGWLEDWVSFYRERRLGHQLALAAQSGLPARALDKGRQLLEWLPAFFADYQPKPSLLHGDLWGGNWGEDEAGEPVIFDPAVYYGDREADLAMTELFGGFPQDFYAAYRGTWPLDAGYGVRKVLYNLYHVLNHFNLFGGGYGSQAERMMERLLAECRG, from the coding sequence ATGGCCCTTCTCGACCACATTGCGGAAAGCATCGAACAAGCCACCGGCCTGCCCTTTTCGCCCCGGCGCAGCGAGGCGCGCCTAGGCGGCTCGATCAATGAAGCGCGGGTCCTCGAGGACGGCCGCCGGCGCTTTTTCGTCAAAATCCACGAGGCCACGCGCCTTGCCATGTTCGAGGCGGAAGCGGCGGGCCTTGCCGAGCTAGCGCGCCCGGGCATCCTGCGGGTGCCCCAGGCGGTGGCAACGGGAACGGCGGGGGAACACGCCTGGCTCGTGCTGGAGTACGTGCCGCTCTCAGGCGGCGGTTCCCGCAGCGGGCGCCGGCTGGGGGAGCGCCTGGCCATCCTGCACCAGGAAACCCGGCCCGCCTTCGGCTGGGACCGCGACAACACCATCGGCGCCACCCCCCAGCCCAACGGCTGGCTTGAGGACTGGGTGAGCTTCTACCGGGAGCGGCGGCTTGGCCATCAGCTTGCCCTCGCCGCGCAATCCGGCCTCCCTGCCCGCGCCCTGGACAAGGGGCGGCAACTTCTGGAATGGCTGCCGGCGTTTTTCGCCGACTACCAGCCCAAGCCTTCGCTACTCCATGGCGACCTGTGGGGGGGCAATTGGGGGGAGGACGAGGCAGGCGAGCCCGTGATTTTCGACCCCGCGGTCTATTACGGGGACCGGGAGGCGGACCTTGCCATGACGGAACTCTTCGGCGGCTTTCCCCAGGATTTCTACGCCGCCTACCGCGGCACCTGGCCGCTGGATGCGGGCTATGGCGTGCGCAAGGTCCTGTACAATCTCTACCACGTCCTCAACCATTTCAACCTGTTTGGCGGCGGCTACGGCTCCCAGGCGGAGCGCATGATGGAACGTCTGCTGGCCGAATGCCGCGGCTAG
- a CDS encoding MBL fold metallo-hydrolase has translation MRRILFAFFFALLLPAAQAELPAPKVQKVNERIYALIGPMEFPNPKNQGYMVNSTIIIGEKGVILIDTGFTDEIGKHLAKTIARITPKPVTHIINTHHHGDHTLGNIAFPGATIISSEKCRSELERTGAEWIEIVETSTGMKFPNTRPVLADTVYQENTRVDVTLDGVRMVLWTPRGSHTAGDMLVYLPDDKVLVGGDVLVHRIMPAFRDAYVKNWVGTLEEATQLDFKTAIPGHGPLMTKDDVRKFHRMMARFYAGVEAGYKKGLTDSEVRKTLDLREWKPLKHFAESMGGNISRTYLEVEAANF, from the coding sequence ATGCGCAGAATCCTTTTCGCCTTTTTCTTCGCTCTGCTGCTGCCGGCCGCGCAGGCGGAACTGCCCGCACCCAAGGTGCAGAAGGTGAACGAACGCATTTATGCCCTGATCGGCCCCATGGAATTCCCCAACCCGAAAAACCAGGGCTACATGGTGAACAGCACCATCATCATCGGCGAGAAGGGCGTCATCCTCATCGATACCGGTTTCACCGACGAGATCGGCAAGCATCTTGCCAAGACCATCGCCCGCATCACGCCCAAGCCGGTAACCCACATCATCAACACCCACCATCATGGGGATCACACCCTGGGCAATATCGCCTTCCCCGGTGCCACCATCATCAGCTCCGAGAAATGCCGCAGCGAGCTGGAGCGCACCGGCGCCGAATGGATCGAAATCGTCGAAACCTCCACCGGCATGAAATTTCCCAACACGCGGCCGGTGCTTGCCGATACCGTCTACCAGGAAAACACCCGGGTGGATGTCACCCTCGATGGCGTCCGTATGGTGCTGTGGACCCCGCGGGGTTCCCACACCGCCGGTGACATGCTGGTCTATCTGCCGGACGACAAGGTGCTGGTGGGGGGCGATGTGCTGGTGCACCGCATCATGCCCGCCTTCCGTGACGCCTACGTGAAGAACTGGGTGGGCACCCTCGAGGAAGCCACCCAGCTCGATTTCAAAACGGCCATTCCGGGACACGGTCCCCTCATGACCAAGGATGATGTGCGCAAATTCCACCGTATGATGGCGCGTTTCTATGCCGGGGTGGAGGCGGGCTACAAGAAAGGCCTCACCGACAGCGAAGTCCGCAAGACCCTGGATTTGAGGGAATGGAAACCCCTCAAGCACTTCGCCGAATCCATGGGCGGCAACATCAGCCGCACCTACCTGGAGGTGGAAGCGGCCAATTTCTGA
- a CDS encoding diiron oxygenase — protein MPRADAIFSQLNRAAEPYRDPLAALDWTRLSTEHWWLPPACLSLAGLPEFEALPENLRRRLSHYEFVHFLHVGLWLESLFMERLAASRRWASLAEHAARLHAIREEAGHSLMFLKLMEVSGVYLPACAFRPPRLADFLGRHAPPDALLFRLAVVVGEEVPDKFNQRIRAAGGIDPVVSRLVTLHRVDEARHIAQARIQVETSLVALGPWRRRVVGQLMRPLIRQFAHTLFFPPPAVYELAGLTDGRRWRRLAAANPARHALVQSCLAPTLAWLRRLGL, from the coding sequence ATGCCTAGAGCCGACGCCATCTTCTCCCAGCTGAACCGCGCTGCCGAGCCTTACCGGGATCCCCTCGCGGCCCTCGACTGGACGCGGTTGTCCACGGAACACTGGTGGCTGCCCCCGGCCTGCCTGTCCCTGGCGGGCCTTCCAGAGTTCGAGGCGTTGCCGGAAAACCTGCGCCGGCGGCTGTCCCACTATGAGTTCGTGCATTTCCTCCATGTCGGCCTGTGGCTCGAAAGCCTGTTTATGGAAAGACTGGCCGCCTCAAGGAGATGGGCTTCCCTCGCCGAGCACGCGGCGCGCCTGCATGCCATCCGCGAGGAAGCCGGCCACAGCCTCATGTTCCTCAAGTTGATGGAAGTCTCCGGCGTATATCTGCCCGCCTGTGCCTTTCGCCCGCCGCGGCTTGCGGATTTTCTCGGCCGGCATGCGCCGCCCGATGCCCTGCTCTTCCGCCTGGCGGTGGTGGTGGGCGAAGAGGTGCCGGACAAGTTCAACCAGCGCATCCGCGCCGCCGGCGGCATCGATCCCGTCGTCAGCCGCCTCGTCACCCTGCACCGGGTGGATGAAGCCCGCCACATCGCGCAGGCGCGCATCCAAGTAGAAACGAGCCTCGTTGCGCTCGGTCCCTGGCGGCGCAGAGTAGTGGGGCAACTGATGCGACCCTTGATCCGCCAGTTCGCCCACACCCTTTTTTTTCCGCCCCCGGCCGTCTACGAACTCGCGGGCTTGACTGACGGCCGGCGCTGGCGTCGCCTGGCGGCCGCCAATCCGGCGCGCCACGCCCTCGTGCAAAGCTGCCTTGCCCCCACGCTGGCTTGGCTCCGACGGCTTGGCCTTTGA
- the rnr gene encoding ribonuclease R — protein sequence MKLPPVRLADPYLEREREKYGHPLPSREYILQKLREHGVPIDFDAFARMMGIAPHEMEFFARRIDAMERQGQLMRNRKGALCMVDKLHLIKGRVQGHPDGFGFVVPEGGGEDIFLSPREMQTVMHGDVVMVRVTGTDRRGRPEGTVVEVLERANKRIVGRLMAERGILFVVPEDKRISHDILVEPRGAGKAKPGQVVVIELTEQPSRYAQPIGRIVEVLGDYGDPGMEIEIAVRKHNLPYQFSREVERRCRKFPKGVRAEDLAGREDIRDLPLVTIDGETARDFDDAVYCEKRWRGWRLVVAIADVSHYVAHGDPLDREALERGNSVYFPRRVIPMLPEVLSNGLCSLNPQVDRLCMVCDMEISGSGEIRKYRFYPGVMHSHARLTYTQVWDMLQHPEGQTGKAHAGLLPHLQKLYKLYQVLRKARTKRGAIDFETIETQMIFNEQGKIERIVPVERNDAHRLIEECMLAANVCASDFLQKHKHPALYRVHEGPTPEKLEALREFLKSFGLSLGGGDHPHAKDYAKLLEKIKGRPDAQLLQTVMLRSLKQAMYSPDNVGHFGLAYESYTHFTSPIRRYPDLLIHRAIKAVLAGQEYKPGDWHQLGLHCSMTERRADEATRDVEQWLKCYYMQDRIGEEFEGTISGVTSFGLFVALDGVYVEGMVHISELGNDYFTFDATQHRLVGERTHKVYRLADRMRVRVARVSLETSRIDFVPAEGEGRRTTRGRLRHAAADKAAHEGKRGEAGTGLRRRA from the coding sequence ATGAAACTCCCGCCGGTGCGCCTGGCGGATCCCTATCTCGAACGGGAGAGGGAAAAATACGGCCACCCCCTGCCCAGCCGGGAATACATCCTGCAGAAACTGCGCGAACACGGCGTGCCCATCGACTTCGACGCCTTCGCACGGATGATGGGCATCGCTCCCCACGAGATGGAATTCTTCGCCCGGCGCATCGACGCCATGGAACGCCAAGGGCAGCTCATGCGCAACCGCAAGGGGGCGTTGTGCATGGTGGACAAGCTGCACCTCATCAAAGGGCGGGTGCAGGGTCATCCCGACGGTTTCGGTTTCGTCGTGCCGGAAGGCGGCGGTGAGGACATCTTCCTCTCGCCCCGGGAAATGCAGACGGTGATGCACGGGGATGTGGTGATGGTGCGGGTCACCGGCACGGACCGGCGCGGTCGGCCGGAAGGCACTGTGGTGGAAGTGCTGGAGCGCGCCAACAAGCGCATCGTGGGGCGGCTGATGGCGGAACGGGGCATCCTCTTCGTCGTGCCCGAGGACAAACGCATAAGCCACGACATCCTCGTCGAGCCCCGCGGGGCCGGCAAGGCCAAGCCGGGTCAGGTGGTGGTGATCGAGCTTACCGAGCAACCTTCCCGCTACGCCCAGCCCATCGGCCGTATCGTCGAGGTGCTGGGCGACTACGGCGATCCCGGCATGGAGATCGAGATCGCGGTGCGCAAGCACAATCTCCCCTATCAGTTTTCCCGCGAGGTGGAGCGGCGATGCCGCAAGTTCCCCAAGGGGGTGCGGGCGGAGGACCTGGCCGGCCGCGAGGATATCCGCGACCTGCCCCTGGTGACCATCGACGGCGAGACGGCCCGCGATTTCGACGATGCGGTCTATTGCGAAAAACGCTGGCGTGGCTGGCGTCTGGTGGTGGCCATTGCCGATGTCAGCCATTACGTGGCCCACGGCGACCCCCTCGACCGGGAAGCGCTGGAGCGCGGCAACTCGGTTTATTTCCCGCGCCGCGTCATTCCCATGCTGCCGGAGGTGCTCTCCAACGGCCTCTGCTCCCTCAACCCCCAGGTGGACCGCTTATGCATGGTGTGCGATATGGAAATCAGCGGCAGCGGTGAAATCCGCAAATACCGCTTCTACCCCGGCGTCATGCACTCCCATGCCCGGCTCACCTACACCCAGGTGTGGGACATGTTGCAGCACCCGGAGGGGCAGACTGGAAAGGCGCATGCGGGGCTGCTACCCCACCTGCAGAAGCTCTACAAGCTCTACCAGGTGCTGAGGAAGGCGCGCACCAAGCGGGGCGCCATCGACTTCGAGACCATCGAGACGCAGATGATCTTCAATGAGCAGGGCAAGATCGAGCGCATCGTGCCGGTGGAGCGCAACGACGCCCACCGCCTGATCGAGGAATGTATGCTGGCCGCCAACGTCTGCGCCTCCGATTTCCTGCAGAAGCACAAGCATCCCGCCCTCTACCGCGTCCATGAAGGACCGACACCGGAAAAACTCGAAGCGTTGCGGGAGTTCCTCAAGAGTTTCGGTCTCAGCCTGGGTGGCGGCGATCATCCCCACGCCAAGGACTACGCCAAGCTGCTGGAAAAAATCAAGGGCCGGCCCGATGCGCAACTTCTGCAGACGGTGATGCTGCGCTCCCTCAAGCAGGCCATGTACAGCCCGGACAACGTGGGACATTTCGGTCTCGCCTATGAGTCCTACACCCACTTCACTTCGCCCATCCGCCGCTATCCCGATCTGCTCATCCACCGTGCCATCAAGGCCGTGCTGGCGGGCCAGGAGTACAAGCCCGGCGACTGGCACCAGCTCGGCCTGCACTGCTCCATGACGGAGCGCCGCGCCGATGAGGCCACGCGGGACGTGGAGCAGTGGCTCAAGTGCTACTACATGCAGGACCGCATCGGCGAGGAGTTCGAAGGCACCATCAGCGGCGTCACCAGCTTCGGCCTCTTCGTCGCGCTCGATGGGGTGTACGTGGAAGGCATGGTGCACATCTCGGAGCTGGGCAACGATTACTTCACCTTCGATGCGACGCAGCATCGTCTGGTGGGTGAACGCACCCACAAGGTGTACCGGCTTGCCGACCGCATGCGGGTACGGGTGGCGCGGGTGAGTCTGGAAACCAGCCGCATCGATTTCGTCCCCGCCGAGGGCGAGGGGAGGAGGACGACGCGGGGCCGCTTACGGCATGCCGCGGCGGACAAAGCCGCCCACGAGGGGAAGCGGGGCGAGGCGGGCACCGGCCTTCGCCGACGGGCATGA
- the rlmB gene encoding 23S rRNA (guanosine(2251)-2'-O)-methyltransferase RlmB, giving the protein MSGHTFLYGFHAVLARLRAKPESVEEIYLDRARQDKRAQTLLSNAEAAGVRVIPTEGARLDGMVGKARHQGVVARVKPVRLAVHLDEVLDALDEPPLLLVLDGVQDPHNLGACLRVADAMGVHAVIAPKDRAVGLTATVRKVASGAAERVPFIPVTNLARSLRELKEQGIWLAGAAAEAEQDLFTARLGGPLAWVLGAEGQGLRRLTRESCDELIRIPMFGGVESLNVSVAAGICLYEARRQRALV; this is encoded by the coding sequence ATGAGTGGGCACACCTTCCTTTACGGTTTCCACGCCGTGCTGGCGCGGCTGCGGGCAAAGCCGGAAAGCGTGGAGGAAATCTATCTCGACCGCGCCCGTCAAGACAAACGCGCCCAAACCCTGCTCAGCAATGCCGAGGCGGCCGGGGTGCGGGTCATTCCCACCGAGGGGGCGCGCCTCGATGGCATGGTGGGCAAGGCGCGGCACCAGGGCGTGGTGGCGCGGGTCAAACCCGTGCGGTTGGCAGTCCACCTGGATGAGGTGCTCGATGCCCTCGACGAGCCGCCGCTCCTCTTGGTACTGGATGGGGTGCAGGACCCCCACAATCTGGGCGCGTGTCTCAGGGTGGCGGATGCCATGGGGGTGCATGCGGTCATCGCCCCCAAGGACCGTGCCGTGGGGCTCACCGCCACCGTGCGCAAGGTGGCGAGCGGCGCAGCCGAGCGGGTGCCCTTCATCCCGGTGACCAATCTCGCCCGCAGCCTGCGGGAATTGAAGGAGCAGGGCATCTGGCTCGCCGGTGCGGCGGCGGAGGCGGAACAGGACCTGTTCACCGCCCGCCTGGGCGGGCCGCTCGCCTGGGTGCTGGGTGCCGAAGGGCAGGGGCTGCGGCGCCTGACGCGGGAATCCTGCGACGAATTGATCCGCATCCCCATGTTCGGCGGGGTGGAAAGCCTGAATGTGTCCGTGGCCGCCGGCATCTGCCTCTACGAGGCGCGGCGCCAGCGCGCCCTGGTGTGA
- the leuC gene encoding 3-isopropylmalate dehydratase large subunit, with protein sequence MAGRTLYDKLWDDHVVHVEEDGTTLLYIDRHLLHEVTSPQAFEGLRLNHRKPWRPQANLAVADHNVPTTRRDQGIQDPVSALQVETLDKNCEEFGITEFRMNDIRQGIVHVVGPEQGATLPGMTVVCGDSHTSTHGAFAALAHGIGTSEVEHVLATQCLLQKKSKSMLIKVEGKLAPGVTAKDVVLAIIGTIGTAGGTGYAIEFAGSVIRELSMEGRMTVCNMAIEAGARAGMVAVDDKTIEYLRGRPFAPKGEMWDRAVAYWRTLVSDPDARFDKVVEIDGSRIKPHVTWGTSPEMVTTIDGHVPDPAQEADPVRRASMERALAYMGLAPNTPITEITIDKVFIGSCTNSRIEDLRAAAAVVKGRRVADNVKLAMVVPGSGLVKRQAEAEGLDRIFIEAGFEWREPGCSMCLAMNADRLQPGERCASTSNRNFEGRQGPGGRTHLVSPAMAAAAAIAGRFVDVRQFLEPGRNAA encoded by the coding sequence ATGGCCGGCAGGACGCTCTACGACAAGCTGTGGGACGATCACGTGGTGCACGTCGAGGAAGACGGCACCACGCTGCTCTACATCGACCGTCATCTGCTCCATGAGGTGACCAGCCCGCAGGCCTTTGAAGGTCTGCGCCTCAATCACCGCAAACCGTGGCGGCCCCAGGCCAACCTGGCGGTGGCGGACCACAACGTGCCCACCACCCGCCGCGACCAGGGCATCCAGGATCCCGTCTCCGCCCTGCAGGTGGAGACGCTGGACAAAAACTGCGAGGAATTCGGCATCACCGAGTTCCGCATGAACGACATCCGCCAGGGCATCGTCCATGTGGTGGGTCCGGAACAGGGGGCCACCCTGCCCGGCATGACCGTAGTCTGCGGCGACTCCCACACCAGCACCCATGGTGCCTTCGCCGCCCTCGCCCATGGCATCGGCACCTCCGAGGTGGAGCACGTGCTGGCCACCCAATGCCTGCTGCAGAAGAAATCCAAATCCATGCTGATCAAGGTTGAGGGCAAGCTTGCCCCCGGCGTGACCGCTAAGGACGTGGTGCTGGCCATCATCGGCACCATCGGCACTGCGGGGGGCACGGGCTATGCCATCGAGTTCGCCGGCAGTGTGATTCGCGAGCTGTCCATGGAAGGGCGCATGACGGTGTGCAACATGGCCATCGAAGCCGGGGCGCGTGCCGGCATGGTGGCGGTGGACGACAAGACCATCGAATACCTGCGCGGGCGGCCCTTCGCTCCCAAGGGCGAGATGTGGGATCGGGCGGTGGCCTACTGGCGGACCCTGGTGAGCGATCCGGATGCCCGTTTCGACAAAGTCGTGGAAATTGACGGCAGTCGCATCAAGCCCCACGTCACCTGGGGCACCTCACCGGAAATGGTGACCACCATCGATGGGCATGTGCCGGATCCGGCGCAGGAGGCCGACCCGGTCCGGCGCGCCAGCATGGAACGGGCGCTGGCCTACATGGGCCTTGCGCCCAATACCCCCATCACGGAGATCACCATCGACAAGGTGTTCATCGGCTCCTGCACCAATTCCCGCATCGAGGATCTGCGTGCGGCGGCGGCCGTGGTCAAGGGCAGGCGCGTGGCGGACAATGTGAAGCTCGCCATGGTCGTGCCGGGATCGGGGTTGGTCAAACGGCAGGCGGAAGCCGAGGGGCTCGATCGCATTTTCATCGAGGCCGGCTTCGAATGGCGGGAACCGGGCTGTTCCATGTGCCTGGCCATGAATGCCGACCGGCTGCAACCCGGTGAGCGTTGTGCCTCCACCTCCAACCGGAATTTCGAAGGCCGCCAGGGACCCGGCGGCCGCACCCACCTCGTCAGTCCCGCCATGGCCGCGGCGGCGGCAATTGCCGGGCGGTTCGTGGACGTGCGTCAATTCCTCGAACCCGGCCGCAACGCGGCCTGA
- a CDS encoding entericidin A/B family lipoprotein encodes MKKIALFLLFLGVFALSACNTIEGLGKDIKKGGEVIEKAAK; translated from the coding sequence ATGAAGAAAATTGCCCTTTTCCTGCTCTTCCTGGGCGTGTTTGCCCTGTCCGCCTGCAACACCATCGAGGGCCTGGGCAAGGACATCAAGAAGGGCGGCGAAGTGATCGAAAAGGCGGCGAAATAG